One region of Besnoitia besnoiti strain Bb-Ger1 chromosome Unknown contig00153, whole genome shotgun sequence genomic DNA includes:
- a CDS encoding cytochrome c oxidase subunit iii subfamily protein (encoded by transcript BESB_029620) → MTIMLSALSIVVSSVYLKNQHLYTSCTNIMTFTLVVAFLMLVCTEYLGLSLYINDNAFGNGLFILTGIHFSHVIVGAILVFFTQSIYSSLVTYMPTSSIMLSKSKGMLCKIFTEPFTILYLHFVETMWILIHITFYL, encoded by the coding sequence atgaccatcatgttaagtgcattaagtatagtggtatccagcgtatatttgaaaaaccaacatttgtatacaagctgtacgaatatcatgacattcactttggtagtcgccttcttaatgttagtctgtacggaatacttaggactatctctttatattaatgataatgcatttggtaatggacttttcatcttaactggtatacattttagccatgttattgttggagctatccttgtattcttcactcaaagtatctatagttctttagttacttacatgcctacaagctctataatgctaagcaaatctaaaggtatgttatgcaagatctttacagaaccattcactattttatatctacactttgtagaaaccatgtggatattaatccacattacattctatctctaa